The sequence TATCATTGTTGGGTTGGTAACAGCCCTTTTAACTGAAAGGTTTCAGGAAACAGAAAGACAACTTTCAACCCTTATGAGCAACCTTCCAGGCATGGCATACCGTTGTATGAATGATGATGACTGGACAATGAAATTTGTGAGTGAAGGATGCTACGAATTAACTGGTTACACGTCCCATGACTTTATAGAAAACCTGAAATTATCCTACGCTTCAATCATACGCCCGGAAGATCTTGAAAAAGTATGGAATGGTGTTCAAAGGGGATTAACTTTGCATAAACCATTCAAAATAAGTTACAGGATCACAACAGCAAATTTTGAAGAAAAACACGTTTGGGAGCAGGGTCAGGGCATCTGCTCTGATGATGGGGAATTAATGTTTATTGAAGGGTTCATAACAGACATAACAAACCTTAAAAATGTAGAAAAAGAAGTTAAACATCTTAATTCCATACTTAAAGCTATACGTAATGTCAATCAGCTCATCGTTAAGGAAAAAGATAGGGATGAACTCTTCAAAAGGGCCTGTGACATACTCAGGGAGATCAGGGATTTCAAGCTTGTATGGATTGGTCTGGTGAATGAAAATAACTTCAACATCTCTCCTGCAGCTTCATCTGGTATTGAGGAGAGTTATCTTGATTCCATTAAAATAACATGGGATGATTCACCTGAGGGTAAAGGACCTTCTGGCATGGCTATTAAAAATCAAAAACCTTACATAATGAGGAACTTAGTCGAAGATCCCACCTTTAAACCATGGAAAGCTGAAGCAATTAAGAGGGGGTTTTCATCTTCAATCGCTTTTCCGCTCATGTATGGTGAAAAAGTTTATGGGAGCCTTGCCATATACTCTGAAGACTTTGATGCTTTCAATTCTGCGGAAACATCACTTCTACTGGAACTTGCAGAGGACATAGGATTTGCAATACACAACCTCGATGTTGAGTCCAAACAGAAGGAAATGGAAGAGGAGTTAAGGGCAAGTGAGGAAAAATACAGAACTCTTTTTGGTAATGCAGAGGATGCTATTCTGATAATAAACGATAACAGGTTGGTTGATTGTAACTCAAAAACCTTGGAAATGTATGGGGCAAAACGTAGTGAAATCCTTGGTGAAACTCCTTATGATCTTTTTTACCCCCATTCAAATGAAAAAACCCAACGAAAAGCTTTAAAATATTTAAATAATGCATTAGATGGGGTTCCTCAGGTTTTCGAATGGAAATTGAGAAGAAAGGACGGGGAGCTGTTTTATGGGGAAATTAAATTAAATAATTTAAATTTGAAGGGTAGCACGTATTTAATGGCAATGATAAGGGATATTACTGAGAGAAAAATCGCGGAAGATAAAATAAAAGCGTCCCTTCATGAAAAAGAGGTTCTCCTAAGGGAGATACATCATCGTGTAAAAAACAACCTTCAAATAATATCCAGCCTTTTAAACCTTCAGTCACGGGGCATAGATAATGAAGAAGTGCAGGAAGTTTTTAAGGAAAGCCAAGCCCGTGTTAAATCCATGGCAATGGTGCATGAAAAACTTTACCAGTCTCAGAACCTCTCCAGAATTCAATTCAAGGATTACATACTGAGTCTTGTGAACAACCTCCTTCAAACCTACCTGAGGGATCCCTCAGGAATCCAACTAAAAACTGACATCGACGATGTTTACATAGACATAAACACCGCAGTTCCTTCGGGTCTGATAATAAATGAGATAATATCCAACTCCCTCAAGTACGCATTTGATGATGATCGCGGGGAAATAAAAATATCCTTGAGGAAAGATGATGATGAGATGGTTCTAAAAATTTCAGACAACGGTAAAGGATTTTCCAAAGATTTTGACTTTAGAACTACTGAAACATTGGGATTGCAACTGGTTAACAGTTTAGTTCAGCAACTTGATGGGAAAATTGAGATTGATAACACCAATGGTGTGGGATTTAAAATTACCTTTAGGGAATTGGAGTACGAAAATAGGAATTGAGTTATATGTCCAATTTAATTGGGGATTGGCAACTACTTTTTTTAAATTTCTATTAATTAAATATCCATTAAATCTTCATTTTTTCAAGGTTTCAGATGATTTTTAGACACCTTTTTCTACAGTAGAATGAATTTTTAGACGGTTACTTAGGAAAATTTTGGGAATAATATGAAAAAAAGGAGTTTCAACTTGATTCTTTTTTGGGATAATTTTTAATGCAAGTTAACCCCAAATTTTTTCTACTGTAGAATTTCCTCCCACCTTTGCCATCACATGCCTATGAAAAATGTTCGTTACACTTGAAACGGATGTTTAAGATCCATGTCTTTTTTTCTACTGTAGAAATAATGTATCTTCTAAATAGTTTCAAAATGTCTATAAAAATTTTTTTAAAAGTGTTTGAATTATTCAAAGGACTTTAATACCTAAAATGTCCTTTTCACCCGTAAAAACCGCCTTCGCGATCTGGGCACTTCCAACTGAACCTGAAGTTGGTGGGATCATAGAAACAGGTGCAATCTCCTCAACACTATCTTTTATCATCTGGAAGATGTTTATGGGTTTCTGCATGGAACCAATGGAACCTGTGAGTACTATCCCATCAATTCTCTTCGTTATTCCCCTAAGCCCCCATATCTCCATGATTATGGTCATGACCATAGTTTGGATGGCGAGTTCAGCTTCCCTACTTCCCTCAAGGTACATCCTGATGATCTCATCCTTGGTACGGGCAACCTTGGTGTCAACCCCTGCAACCTTAACTGCACCTGCACGCGAAAAACATTCATTTGCAGTTCTCTTACCGTCGTCAATATCCCTGATCATCTCAAGGTCAAGGGGGCCATGTATGATACCCATGGCACCAACACATGCATCCATAGCGCCCCTGATTTTTCCATCCTCAACCAGTATGCTCACGCTGTTGGAGCTTATGTCTGAAACGATCATGTTGCTGAGCCCAGTTTCAAGGTAGGCGTTGTAGGATATACTGACCTTTTCAGGGCTTGCGGCATGGGAGTAAGCTGCCCTGAACCTTTCATCCATGCAGGGGGTGTTCTTGTGAAGTCCTGGAATGAGGATGGTTGGAACCCCAGATTCCTTTATTTCATCGTAGACAGATGTTCCCCCTCCTGTAACCTTACCTGCGCCGCCTATTGAGATTATTCCTCTGTTTTTGACCTTTTCTATTGGAGTTATTTCAGCTATACCGTCGCCCATTGCATAGGTTATGGCCATTAGGTCTATGGATCCTAGGTCAACCCTTTTTGAAAGCTCCTCCAGGGCTGATACTTTTCCAGCAGATAGTTCTTCCCTTCCAATCTTGAAATGAATTGGTTCTTCTCCCAATACTGTAAATGAAACGCCTGTTGTTCCGTGATCCATACCTACAAAAACCATAAAATCACCTGATGTTTTTAATTCAACGATCTTGGACTGAAATATATTTCGCGCAGTTATTAAATTTATCTCATGATTAAAATGCCTGAATTGATTATGTAATCTCTAAAAGAAATTTTTAGGTTTTAATAATTCTTAATAATTAAAATCAGTGAATTAACTGTGGTTTTGTACTTTTCAATTAAAGAAATATCAATTAAGAAACTGCACTTCCTCTAATAATCAGAAATAGAAATAAAGAAACAGAAATAAAAAAAGAAGGATTTTTAATCGTCCTTCTGTAAACCGCAAGCCTTCCTTAATTTTGCGCCGACCTTTTCGATCTGGAGATCGTCTTCAATTCTCCTTAGGCTGTTGAGCATTGGAGCTCCTGCGTTGTTTTCGGTTGCAAATTCTTTGGTGAATTTACCTGTCTGGATCTCTTTAAGGACCTTTTTCATTTCTGCACGGGTTTCATCTGTTACGATACGGTCCCTGATCATGAGTCCTCCGAATTCTGCTGTGTTACTTACATCGTGCCACATGTTTCCGAATCCCTTCTTGTAGATCAGGTCCACGATTAGTTTCATTTCATGGCATGTTTCGAAGTAGGCGATCTCTGGCTGGTAACCTGCTTCAACAAGGGTCTGGAAACCTGCGTTTATGAGCCCTGTAACTCCTCCACAGAGTACTGCCTGTTCACCGAATAAATCGGTTTCTGTTTCTTCTTTGAATGTTGTTTCAAGGACACCGCCCCTTGTGAGTCCACATCCCTGTCCCATTGCAAGGGCTATTTGTAGTGCGTCTCCTGTGGCATTCCTTTCAACTGCAACGAGTCCTGGAACTCCAAATCCTTCAAGGTACTGCTGTCTTACCATTGAACCGGGTCCTTTTGGAGCTATCATGGTTATGTTGACGTTCTCTGCTGGTTTTATGTAACCGAAGTGTATGTTGTAACCGTGTGAAAAGGATATGGTGTTTCCCTCTTCCACATGGTCCTTTATGGATTCCTGGTAAACTTTACCCTGTATTTCATCAGGTATGAGTATGTGTATTACATCAGCCTGTTCTGCAGCATCTTCAATGGTCATGACCTCCATACCCACATCTGACGCAGCTTTCCATGAGCTACCGTCTTTTCTAAGACCAACAACAACGTTTAATCCGCTGTCTGCCATGTTTCTTGACTGTGCCATTCCCTGGCTTCCGTAACCTATTACAGCAACGGTTTTATCTTTTAAGACGTTTGTATCCACGTCTTTGTCGTAATACATCTTCATCTACAATTCCTCCTGTTTTAGAAATTCAGTGAATGTTAACAATGAAATGTTTAACCACTCAACAGTTTCAAAATAAATTTCAAGTTGAATATTTCAAAAATATTTTCAAACAGTTGAAGTTCAACATTAGATTTTTAACACTAGGTTAGAAAATTAATCCTGATCTACTATTTAATGGAAGGATTTATAAAGTTTATCATGGATATGTTAAAACCCTGAAATTCCATTTATTTTTCCTTATAACTCTATTATAAACCTTTTTAATCCTTATAAATTAAAATTAAAATAAAAAAATATTTTTTAGGGGATGAACTCCCTTAAAAAAATTTACATTGTCTTGTTGCCACGGGACATGGCTGTGGGTCCTGTTCTGGCTATCTCCTTTATTCCAAAGGTTCTCAGAAGATCGATGAGAGCTTCTATTTTATCAGGGTCTCCTGTGATTTCAATGGTTATGTTTTCAGGGCTCACGTCGATGATTCTGCCTCGGAAAATGTTTGCGTACTGTATAACCTCTGATCTGACCCTTTCCGTAGGGGTGTGTACCTTGATAAGGCAAAGTTCCCTTTCCACGGTGCTTTCAGGATCCAGGTCTCTGACCTTTATGACCTCTATCAACTTGTTCAGCTGTTTTGTTATCTGTTCCAGGACCTTTTCATCACCTTTAGCAATTATAGTCATGCGTGCCAGGTCCTTTTGCTGGGAAGTTCCAACTGTGATGTTTTCTATGTTGAATCCCCTTCTTGTGAAGAGTCCAGCTACCCTCTGAAGGACACCTGGCTTGTGGAGGACGAGTGCACTTATTATGTGGGTTCTTTGTTCCTCCATTTTAATCACCACCCTCCTTTGCCTGTGGCCTGTAGGGTATCTCCCCAGGAGTTTCCCTTGCTACCTTGTACTCTCCAACGATCTCTGTTAAACCGCAGCCCGGAGGAACCATTGGTAATATCTCCTCTGGGTCGATTGTAACGTCGATGACTGCAGGCTCATCTGCAAGTAGAGCCTCTTTCAAGGTTTCACGCATCTGTCCAGGTTTTTCAACCCTTTCACCTTTGATTCCAAATGATTCTGCAAGTTTCACGAAATCTGGAACCTCTCCAAGGTCTGTGTGGGACATTCTTTCGTTGTAGAAGAGTTTCTGCCACTGGGCAACCATTCCAAGGTACCTGTTGTCCAGGATACATACAACGACCGGTATATCGTACTCCTTAATGGTTGCAAGGTCCTGGCAGACCATCAGGAATCCTCCGTCCCCACATACAGCAACAACGTCTGTATCAGGTTTTGCAACCTTTGCACCGATTGCAGCAGGGAATCCGAACCCCATGGTTCCGAGACCTCCCGAGGAAAGGAAGGTTCTTGGAATTTTTGATGTGAAGTAATGGGCCATCCACATCTGGTTCTGACCAACATCCGTTGTAACGATGGTGTCATCAGTTACTGCCTCAGATATTTCCTTTATAACCTGTTGGGGTTTTAATGGAATGTCATCGAAGGTTAAACGTGGAATGCACGTCTTTTTGAAGTTCACTACATGTTTTCTCCATGCCATGGTGTTTTGGCCTGGATTTTTAGTCTGTGAAATGGTTTTTATCAGACTTGCCATTATTATCTTGGCGTCTCCAACTATTGGAACGTTTATCTCCACGTTTTTGCCGATCTCTGCAGGATCAACATCGATGTGCACTATCTTCGCGTTTTCAGCGAATTTTGGAATTGAACCTGTTGTTCTGTCCGAGAACCTGCATCCAATTGCTATGAGGCAGTCACAGTCATCAACAACGAAGTTTGAACTTTTTCTTCCATGCATACCCAGCATTCCAAGGGAAAGTGGATGATCTTCAGGAAATGCACCCTTTCCCATTAAAGTGGTTGTAACTGGTGCGTTGATGATCTCTGAAAGTTTTAACAGTTCTTCAGATGCTCCTGCAAGTATAACTCCCCCACCTGCCAGGATGACTGGCTTTTCAGAGTTTAATATGAGTTCAGCAGCCCTTTTAACCTGTAATGGATGTCCCTTTGTGGTTGGTTTGTAACCTGGAAGATCCATTATCTGGGCTGTTTCATAGTCAAGCTCCTCCACCTGAACATCCTTAGGAAGATCCAGAAGAACTGGACCAGGTCTGCCGGTTCCAGCTATGTAAAATGCTGATTTTATGAGTCCGGGTATTTCGTCGGCGTGCATGGCCTGGAAGTTGTGCTTGGTAATGGGCATTGTCATTCCCAGGGTGTCCACTTCTTGAAAGGCATCGTTACCAATAAGTGGTGTTGATACCTGTCCTGCGATTGCCAGTACTGGAGAGGAATCCATGTATGCAGTTGCAATTCCTGTTACTAGGTTTGTTGCACCTGGGCCGGATGTTCCAATGCATACTCCTACTTTTCCAGATGCCCTTGCGTATCCGTCTGCTGCGTGGGCTGCGCACTGTTCATGTCTAACAAGTATATGTTTCAGGTCTGAGTCGTATATTACGTCGTACAGTGGAAGTAGAACTCCTCCGGGGTATCCGAAAACAACGTCTACTCCCTGATCCGTGAGTGATTTGATTATGGCTTCGCCACCCTTCATAAAAACACCTTTTAGTTCATTATTTATTTCATTGCTTGTTGAAGTGGACCTTTAAGTTGTTAGTCAACCAGCCTATCTCACTGATGATGATGTTCAGTTGGATAGAAAAGGCCCATCTACTTTATTTAACTAATTTCATCATTGGGTTTCGGCATATATATTACCTTTTATTGGAGGTATGCTGCCAAATTTTCAGGTTTTAAAAGAGGATCGATAGAATTTTTAATCAATTTTAATGCCCCTTTACTCCTAAAATAAAAAAATAACCATTATAAAACTAAAAATAGTCCTAAAAATCATTTAATCAAAAGATTTATATTATCCCAATTCTTTAATTTATTATGAGGTGTTTTAAATGGTTATGACAGATGAGATGATGAAGGCAGTTGAGAATGACCTGGTCTTTTTTGCAACATCAACAGCTGATGGCGTGCCAAACGTGGTTCCAATAGGATTTGCAAAACCAATTGACAGTGAACACATCCTTATTGTTGACAACTACATGCATAAAACCCATGAAAACCTGGAAAAGAACCCAGAAGCAGCACTTGTAGTTAAAGATGCTAAAAAATGTCCTTACCAGTTCAAGGGCAAGGTTGAGATATTTGAGTCAGGCAAGATCTTTGACGATGCAGTTGAATGGGTCACAAACGTCATGTCAAAGCAACCAAAGGCAGCAATGCTCATGACGGTTGAAAAGATTTATTCAGTTCAGCCAGGTCCAGATGCAGGTAAACAGGTTGATTAAACAGAGGATTTGAGGTTTTGGATACTTAAATTGTGATGCGAGTCGAAGCAATCAAAGTGGAGTATTTCATTCCAAAACCTTTTAAATAATTTTAATTTACTTTTTAAGAGATTGAAATTATTTTCATTAGAATTTATTTTCATTAGATAACTTTTCATAGATTAAATAGCTTCAACAATCTTACAGCTCTTTTAACAGGTCTTTCAATTCTTCGAATAAAAAAAATCTTCAAATCCTTGATTATGTAAAACCTATTCGGACTCATAATAGCAAATTAAACATCTCCGTAGGAATATTCAAAATTTTTAAAACCATTTTAAAGCTAAATTAAAGAAAGATTCCACAGTAACCTGATAAGAATAAAATAAAAGTTTTAAAGCCTTTTTTTAATCTGGAACATTTATTTTTATAAGGGTACAGATTTAATGTTTAACAAAGGAGGATTACGATCATGAAAATTCTTGTTGTAGGAACCGGAGCAAGGGAACATGCCATATGCAGGGCCCTGGAAAATGATGCTGAACTGCACTCCATAATGAGTAAGCAGAACCCTGGAATAGCCAGAATATCAAAATTTCAGATTTCAAGTGAGAATGACATAGAGGTAGTTAAGAACTACGCCGTCTCAAATAAAATAGACATTGCTGTGATAGGGCCGGAGGCACCCCTTGAAAATGGGATAGTGGACGCACTTCAGGCTGAAGGAGTAGGATGTGTTGGTCCAACCAAGGAAGCAGCAAGGATAGAAACTGATAAGGCCTTCATGAGGAACCTCTTCGAGGAACACAGGATCGGTGGATCCATAGTTTACAGGGTCTTTCACGACAGTCAGGAAGCTGGAGATTTCATAGACGAGTTTGGAGAGGATGTTGTAATAAAACCTGTGGGACTCACAGGTGGTAAGGGTGTTAAGATCATGGGAGAACACCTTGATGATGCTTCAGCCGCTAAAAATTACGTTAAAGAGATAATAGATAACAAAATTGGTGGATATGCCAGTGTTGTCATTGAGGAGAAGCTGGTGGGTGAGGAATTCACTGTTCAGGCCTTCGTTGATGGGGACAAGGTTGTTCCAATGCCTGCAGCCCAGGACCACCCTCATGCCTACGAGGGGGATCAGGGCCCAATAACTGGGGGAATGGGATCCTACTCAAACAAAGATGGTCTACTTCCATTTTTGGACGCTAAGAGTTACGATGAATCTGTTAAGATAATGCAGGGCACTGTTAAGGCTATAAAGGATGAAGTTGGACCCTACAGGGGAATACTCTACGGTCAGTTCATGCTCTGCAGGGACGGACCAAAACTCGTTGAGTACAACGCACGTTTCGGAGATCCTGAGGCAATGAACGTACTTCCACTCTTAAAATCCAACTTCGTGGACATATGCCAGGGAATAGTTGATGGAAACCTTAAGGGAGCAGAATTCGAGAGAAAGGCAACCGTTTGCAAGTACATGGTGCCCAATGGATATCCTGAAACAGCCCAGGGAGGAAAAGTGCTTGATGTGGATGAGGCAGCAATAGAAGCTGCAGGAGCAAGGGTTTACTATGCAGCAGTGAACCAGCAGGATGGTAAGGTATACACATCTGCTTCAAGGGCACTGGGCCTTGTTGGAATAGGAGACAGCATAGAAGAGGCAGAAGAAATCTGTGAAGGTGTTACAGGATTCGTTAAGGGTGATGTTTACCACAGAAGGGATGTTGGAACCGCTGCCCTCCTAGAAAAGCGTATGAAACACATGGAAGAGATCCGCGGCCAGTAACTTCAAATCTCCATTTCCCTCTTTTTTTAAGATGAGCTGATCCTTTAATGAATTGACCTAAAACTAGGATCAGTAAATGAAACTCCATAAAACAACATGTCCCTGTGAAATCCATAAATGCATAAATTATAAAAGGTTCATAATAATCTGTAAAGCCCTACAACTTTTAAAAAATTCAGTGTGATTGAAATGATCGATGAAAGGCTGTATCTAAAAAGGCTCAAGAACTGCCAGCTCATAGAAGATATTGGCTGTGAAATGGTTGATCTTCAGATGGAGATGGTTTCACTCGATCAGGAGAGGGGTGCGGTCCAAGGGGAGCTCCGGTTGAAAGAGGTGCAGTTGAACGAATTTCAAATGAAACTTCCAGAAACTCCTGAAAGCCAGTTTATAACAGAAATAAAAGAGATCTTACTGGAAATTAATGATCTGGATCGCAGGATCAGTGAACTGAAATCCAACGGCCTTGAGAAGGAACGTCAGTTCGTTGCACTGAAGAATCATATTCAAAGGGAAATAAAACAGGGAATCACCGAAATTCTCAATGAGAGCATTGCAGAACATGATAAAATCCTTAAAAAACTTTCCATATCTCAAAAACAGGCCCTGAAATCTCAGAGGGAGTGGAAGGATACTGAAAGTCAGGAATCCCACTACAAATGGATTACACATTCAGAAGCGGTCTTGGAGCTTGAAAATCAACTTGAGAAGCTTGAAGACGATATTAAATCTATAAAACGTGTTATGAAGATGGAATTTGGGGAATGAAACCATAGTTTCACGTGATCCTTTTTGCCCTTTTAAAGCTGATATCAATCTCTAGGGAATTTTAGCAAACTTTAGGAAACTTTAAATAAATGTTTTACAGATACTTTAAGATCTAAAAAGGAACACCATATGTTTTTTTGGAGATGAACATTAATGAAACATCTTTTATCAGTTACAGACGCAGAGGACAGCATATTCGAGATTCTCGAAAAGGCTGCAGAATTTAAAGAAGACCCGATAATGGGACAACCACTCAAGAACAAAACCCTTGCAATGATATTTGAGAAGGCATCAACAAGGACAAGGGTATCCTTCGAGGTGGCAATGTTCCACATGGGCGGCAGTGGCCTTTACCTGTCTGCAGATGACCTGCAGCTTGGCCGTGGAGAAATAATAGAGGACACAGCAAGGGCAATGACCCGATACGTTGATGGGGTTATGATAAGGGCCAAAGAACATGAGGATGTCCTTAAATTTGCAGAATACTCAAACGTACCTGTAATAAATGGATTAACAAACAAGGAACATCCATGCCAGGCACTGACGGATCTTTTAACCA is a genomic window of Methanobacterium congolense containing:
- a CDS encoding histidine kinase dimerization/phosphoacceptor domain -containing protein → MKLDLNSGSEAKKIGFIGLLLMVSSILICYFHLRGMGHVFTHLFYLPTIIACIWWKRKGLVVPCTLALLLLLSNLIMPFSDFNLTEYLVRGSIFIIVGLVTALLTERFQETERQLSTLMSNLPGMAYRCMNDDDWTMKFVSEGCYELTGYTSHDFIENLKLSYASIIRPEDLEKVWNGVQRGLTLHKPFKISYRITTANFEEKHVWEQGQGICSDDGELMFIEGFITDITNLKNVEKEVKHLNSILKAIRNVNQLIVKEKDRDELFKRACDILREIRDFKLVWIGLVNENNFNISPAASSGIEESYLDSIKITWDDSPEGKGPSGMAIKNQKPYIMRNLVEDPTFKPWKAEAIKRGFSSSIAFPLMYGEKVYGSLAIYSEDFDAFNSAETSLLLELAEDIGFAIHNLDVESKQKEMEEELRASEEKYRTLFGNAEDAILIINDNRLVDCNSKTLEMYGAKRSEILGETPYDLFYPHSNEKTQRKALKYLNNALDGVPQVFEWKLRRKDGELFYGEIKLNNLNLKGSTYLMAMIRDITERKIAEDKIKASLHEKEVLLREIHHRVKNNLQIISSLLNLQSRGIDNEEVQEVFKESQARVKSMAMVHEKLYQSQNLSRIQFKDYILSLVNNLLQTYLRDPSGIQLKTDIDDVYIDINTAVPSGLIINEIISNSLKYAFDDDRGEIKISLRKDDDEMVLKISDNGKGFSKDFDFRTTETLGLQLVNSLVQQLDGKIEIDNTNGVGFKITFRELEYENRN
- a CDS encoding methanogenesis marker 12 protein codes for the protein MVFVGMDHGTTGVSFTVLGEEPIHFKIGREELSAGKVSALEELSKRVDLGSIDLMAITYAMGDGIAEITPIEKVKNRGIISIGGAGKVTGGGTSVYDEIKESGVPTILIPGLHKNTPCMDERFRAAYSHAASPEKVSISYNAYLETGLSNMIVSDISSNSVSILVEDGKIRGAMDACVGAMGIIHGPLDLEMIRDIDDGKRTANECFSRAGAVKVAGVDTKVARTKDEIIRMYLEGSREAELAIQTMVMTIIMEIWGLRGITKRIDGIVLTGSIGSMQKPINIFQMIKDSVEEIAPVSMIPPTSGSVGSAQIAKAVFTGEKDILGIKVL
- the ilvC gene encoding ketol-acid reductoisomerase: MKMYYDKDVDTNVLKDKTVAVIGYGSQGMAQSRNMADSGLNVVVGLRKDGSSWKAASDVGMEVMTIEDAAEQADVIHILIPDEIQGKVYQESIKDHVEEGNTISFSHGYNIHFGYIKPAENVNITMIAPKGPGSMVRQQYLEGFGVPGLVAVERNATGDALQIALAMGQGCGLTRGGVLETTFKEETETDLFGEQAVLCGGVTGLINAGFQTLVEAGYQPEIAYFETCHEMKLIVDLIYKKGFGNMWHDVSNTAEFGGLMIRDRIVTDETRAEMKKVLKEIQTGKFTKEFATENNAGAPMLNSLRRIEDDLQIEKVGAKLRKACGLQKDD
- the ilvN gene encoding acetolactate synthase small subunit; protein product: MEEQRTHIISALVLHKPGVLQRVAGLFTRRGFNIENITVGTSQQKDLARMTIIAKGDEKVLEQITKQLNKLIEVIKVRDLDPESTVERELCLIKVHTPTERVRSEVIQYANIFRGRIIDVSPENITIEITGDPDKIEALIDLLRTFGIKEIARTGPTAMSRGNKTM
- a CDS encoding acetolactate synthase large subunit; the encoded protein is MKGGEAIIKSLTDQGVDVVFGYPGGVLLPLYDVIYDSDLKHILVRHEQCAAHAADGYARASGKVGVCIGTSGPGATNLVTGIATAYMDSSPVLAIAGQVSTPLIGNDAFQEVDTLGMTMPITKHNFQAMHADEIPGLIKSAFYIAGTGRPGPVLLDLPKDVQVEELDYETAQIMDLPGYKPTTKGHPLQVKRAAELILNSEKPVILAGGGVILAGASEELLKLSEIINAPVTTTLMGKGAFPEDHPLSLGMLGMHGRKSSNFVVDDCDCLIAIGCRFSDRTTGSIPKFAENAKIVHIDVDPAEIGKNVEINVPIVGDAKIIMASLIKTISQTKNPGQNTMAWRKHVVNFKKTCIPRLTFDDIPLKPQQVIKEISEAVTDDTIVTTDVGQNQMWMAHYFTSKIPRTFLSSGGLGTMGFGFPAAIGAKVAKPDTDVVAVCGDGGFLMVCQDLATIKEYDIPVVVCILDNRYLGMVAQWQKLFYNERMSHTDLGEVPDFVKLAESFGIKGERVEKPGQMRETLKEALLADEPAVIDVTIDPEEILPMVPPGCGLTEIVGEYKVARETPGEIPYRPQAKEGGD
- a CDS encoding pyridoxamine 5'-phosphate oxidase family protein, producing the protein MVMTDEMMKAVENDLVFFATSTADGVPNVVPIGFAKPIDSEHILIVDNYMHKTHENLEKNPEAALVVKDAKKCPYQFKGKVEIFESGKIFDDAVEWVTNVMSKQPKAAMLMTVEKIYSVQPGPDAGKQVD
- the purD gene encoding phosphoribosylamine--glycine ligase — encoded protein: MKILVVGTGAREHAICRALENDAELHSIMSKQNPGIARISKFQISSENDIEVVKNYAVSNKIDIAVIGPEAPLENGIVDALQAEGVGCVGPTKEAARIETDKAFMRNLFEEHRIGGSIVYRVFHDSQEAGDFIDEFGEDVVIKPVGLTGGKGVKIMGEHLDDASAAKNYVKEIIDNKIGGYASVVIEEKLVGEEFTVQAFVDGDKVVPMPAAQDHPHAYEGDQGPITGGMGSYSNKDGLLPFLDAKSYDESVKIMQGTVKAIKDEVGPYRGILYGQFMLCRDGPKLVEYNARFGDPEAMNVLPLLKSNFVDICQGIVDGNLKGAEFERKATVCKYMVPNGYPETAQGGKVLDVDEAAIEAAGARVYYAAVNQQDGKVYTSASRALGLVGIGDSIEEAEEICEGVTGFVKGDVYHRRDVGTAALLEKRMKHMEEIRGQ